The Oceanibaculum nanhaiense genome includes a region encoding these proteins:
- the polA gene encoding DNA polymerase I — protein MTDAPTETTPEILSPEAVKNTLYLIDGSGYIFRAYHALPPMNRGDGTPVNAVFGFTAMLMKLVEEIDAQHLAVIFDSARETFRNEIYPAYKAQRPELPEDLRPQFAIIRDAVRAFNVPSIEMPGFEADDLIATYAKEARAKGMDVVIVSSDKDLMQLVRDGVSMLDPIKNRQIGPDEVMEKFGVAPDKVVDVQSLAGDSVDNVPGVPGIGVKTAAQLIGEYGDLDTLLARASEIKQPKRRESLIEFAEQARISRQLVRLRDDVPLEIGVDKLEVQDPEHATLLAFFIENNFKRLVARLQALEVQEGEAPSSVGVAAEIAPQETAYETVVEEADLKRWIEAAMEAGTVAVDTETTSLNAMSAKLVGISLSVEAGKACYIPVGHGAGDGADQGNLLDAPTERPKQVDKKRALELLKPLLEDPSVLKVGHNMKYDWLIFRNDPDVPIEVAPVDDSMLISYVLEGGLHGHGMDELAELHLDYKTIPFKEVAGSGKDQVTFDKVPLDKATEYAAEDADITGRLYRLLKPRLRESQVLTLYETVERPLVPIIGEMERAGIKVDREVLADLSKDFARRMGEYELDIYKLAGREFNIGSPKQLGEILFDELGLQGGKKGKTGAYATGAEVLEALATQHDLPAKILEWRQLAKLKSTYADTLVEQINPQTGRVHTAFAMAATSTGRLSSSDPNVQNIPVRTEEGRRIRRAFVAEKGHKLLSVDYSQIELRIVADIGGIEALRQAFRDGIDIHAMTASQVFGVPLDQMDPMTRRKAKAINFGIIYGISGFGLARQLGVEQGEAAAYIRAYFERYPGIRDYMDKAKAEAKKQGYVTTLFGRRCHVPGITDKNPARRAFAERQAINAPIQGTAADIIKRAMIRIPAALEKAKLSARMLLQVHDELLFEVPEAEIEKTSALVREVMEGATHPVLELSVPLVAEAGIGDDWEAAH, from the coding sequence ATGACCGACGCCCCGACCGAGACCACGCCCGAAATCCTCTCGCCCGAGGCCGTGAAGAACACGCTCTACCTGATCGACGGGTCGGGCTACATCTTCCGGGCCTACCACGCGCTGCCGCCGATGAACCGGGGCGATGGCACGCCGGTGAACGCGGTGTTCGGCTTCACCGCCATGCTGATGAAGCTGGTGGAGGAGATCGACGCGCAGCATCTGGCGGTGATCTTCGATTCGGCGCGCGAAACCTTCCGCAACGAAATCTATCCGGCCTACAAGGCGCAGCGCCCGGAACTGCCGGAAGATCTGCGGCCGCAATTCGCGATTATCCGCGATGCGGTGCGCGCCTTCAACGTGCCGTCCATCGAGATGCCCGGCTTCGAGGCAGACGATCTGATCGCCACCTATGCAAAGGAAGCACGGGCGAAGGGGATGGATGTCGTCATCGTCTCCTCCGACAAGGATCTGATGCAGCTGGTGCGCGACGGCGTGTCCATGCTGGACCCGATCAAGAACCGGCAGATCGGCCCGGACGAGGTGATGGAGAAGTTCGGCGTCGCCCCGGACAAGGTGGTGGATGTGCAGTCGCTGGCCGGCGATTCGGTGGACAACGTACCGGGCGTGCCGGGTATCGGCGTGAAGACGGCGGCGCAGCTGATCGGCGAATATGGCGACCTTGACACGCTGTTGGCGCGCGCCTCGGAGATCAAGCAGCCGAAACGCCGCGAAAGCCTGATCGAGTTTGCCGAGCAGGCCCGCATCTCGCGCCAGCTGGTGCGGCTGCGAGACGACGTTCCGCTGGAAATTGGCGTGGACAAGCTGGAAGTGCAGGACCCCGAGCACGCCACCCTGCTGGCCTTCTTCATCGAGAATAATTTCAAGCGGCTGGTCGCCCGGCTGCAGGCGCTGGAAGTGCAGGAGGGCGAGGCCCCGTCCAGCGTCGGCGTAGCGGCCGAGATCGCCCCGCAGGAGACCGCCTACGAGACAGTGGTCGAGGAAGCCGATCTGAAACGCTGGATCGAGGCGGCGATGGAAGCCGGCACAGTCGCGGTCGATACCGAGACCACCTCGCTGAATGCGATGTCGGCGAAGCTGGTCGGTATCTCGCTGTCGGTCGAGGCCGGCAAGGCCTGCTACATCCCGGTCGGGCACGGGGCCGGCGATGGCGCGGATCAGGGCAATTTGCTGGACGCACCAACTGAGCGCCCGAAGCAGGTCGACAAGAAGCGCGCGCTGGAGCTGCTGAAGCCGCTGCTGGAAGACCCGTCGGTCCTGAAGGTTGGCCACAATATGAAATATGACTGGCTGATCTTCCGCAACGACCCGGATGTGCCCATTGAGGTAGCGCCGGTGGATGACAGCATGCTGATCTCCTACGTGCTGGAAGGCGGGCTGCATGGCCACGGCATGGATGAGCTGGCGGAACTGCACCTCGACTACAAGACCATCCCCTTCAAGGAGGTCGCCGGCAGCGGCAAGGATCAGGTCACCTTCGACAAGGTGCCGCTGGACAAGGCAACCGAGTACGCCGCCGAGGATGCCGACATCACCGGGCGGCTGTACCGGCTGCTGAAGCCGCGCCTGCGCGAATCGCAGGTGCTGACGCTGTACGAGACGGTGGAACGCCCGCTGGTGCCGATCATCGGCGAGATGGAACGCGCCGGCATCAAGGTGGACCGCGAGGTGCTGGCCGATCTGTCGAAGGATTTCGCGCGCCGCATGGGCGAGTACGAGCTGGATATCTACAAGCTGGCAGGGCGCGAATTCAACATCGGCTCGCCCAAGCAGCTCGGCGAGATCCTGTTCGACGAGCTGGGGCTGCAGGGCGGCAAGAAGGGCAAGACCGGCGCCTACGCCACCGGCGCCGAGGTGCTGGAGGCGCTGGCCACGCAGCATGATCTGCCGGCGAAAATCCTGGAATGGCGTCAGCTCGCCAAGCTGAAATCCACCTATGCCGACACGCTGGTCGAGCAGATCAACCCGCAGACGGGGCGCGTCCACACCGCCTTCGCCATGGCGGCAACCAGTACAGGGCGCCTCTCATCTTCCGACCCGAACGTGCAGAACATCCCGGTCCGCACCGAGGAAGGCCGGCGCATCCGCCGCGCCTTCGTCGCCGAGAAGGGGCATAAGCTGCTGTCGGTCGATTACTCGCAGATCGAGCTGCGCATCGTCGCCGATATCGGCGGCATCGAGGCGCTGCGCCAGGCCTTCCGCGACGGCATCGACATCCACGCCATGACCGCCAGCCAGGTGTTCGGCGTGCCGCTCGACCAGATGGACCCGATGACGCGACGCAAGGCCAAGGCGATCAATTTCGGCATCATCTATGGCATTTCGGGCTTCGGCCTGGCGCGCCAGCTCGGCGTCGAGCAGGGCGAGGCGGCGGCCTATATCCGCGCCTATTTCGAGCGTTATCCCGGCATCCGCGACTATATGGACAAGGCCAAGGCGGAAGCGAAGAAGCAGGGCTATGTGACCACCCTGTTCGGCCGACGCTGCCATGTGCCCGGCATCACCGACAAGAACCCGGCGCGGCGCGCCTTCGCCGAACGCCAGGCGATCAACGCGCCGATCCAGGGCACCGCCGCCGACATCATCAAACGCGCGATGATCCGCATTCCCGCCGCGCTGGAGAAGGCGAAGCTGTCCGCCCGCATGCTGCTGCAGGTGCATGACGAGCTGCTGTTCGAGGTGCCGGAGGCCGAGATCGAGAAGACCTCGGCGCTGGTGCGCGAGGTGATGGAGGGCGCAACCCATCCGGTGCTGGAGCTCTCCGTGCCGCTGGTTGCCGAGGCCGGCATCGGCGATGACTGGGAAGCCGCGCATTAG
- a CDS encoding AzlD domain-containing protein gives MAEAMGTYWPYFVVVAGGLVTYGIRVFGVALAGRISVDSQVFQWVGCIAYGLLAALIARMILLPVGVLQEAPTAFRIAGALVALAAFFLVRRNVFAGCIAGVGTLIALTAIFGLD, from the coding sequence ATGGCTGAGGCGATGGGCACATACTGGCCCTATTTCGTGGTCGTGGCTGGCGGCCTCGTCACCTATGGCATCCGCGTGTTCGGCGTGGCGCTGGCCGGGCGGATTTCCGTTGATAGCCAGGTGTTCCAGTGGGTCGGCTGCATCGCCTATGGGCTGCTGGCGGCGCTGATCGCGCGGATGATTCTGTTGCCGGTGGGCGTGCTGCAGGAAGCGCCGACCGCCTTCCGCATTGCCGGTGCCCTTGTGGCACTGGCGGCGTTCTTCCTGGTCCGGCGCAATGTGTTCGCCGGCTGCATCGCCGGCGTGGGTACGCTGATCGCGCTCACCGCCATTTTCGGCCTGGACTAG
- a CDS encoding SDR family NAD(P)-dependent oxidoreductase: protein MHPKGHVALVTGGGSGLGAATARLLAKEGAKVAVLDVNAEGAAAVAKEIGGIAVACDVSSAESGEKAVAEVVAKLGAPRIVVNCAGIVRGARIVGKDGPSDLDTFRKVIEVNLIGTYNIIRLTAAEMGKLEPLVDGERGVITMTSSVAAYDGQIGQAAYSASKGGIAGLVLPAARDLARSGIRVMAIAPGLFQTPMMASLPAEVQDSLGKSTPFPQRLGTAEEYADLVLAICNNIMLNGETIRLDGAVRLAPR, encoded by the coding sequence ATGCATCCCAAGGGGCATGTGGCGCTGGTGACCGGCGGCGGTTCGGGGCTTGGTGCGGCGACCGCGCGGCTGCTGGCGAAAGAGGGTGCCAAGGTCGCGGTGCTGGACGTGAACGCCGAGGGCGCGGCTGCGGTCGCCAAGGAGATTGGCGGCATCGCGGTGGCCTGCGATGTATCCAGCGCGGAGAGCGGCGAGAAGGCGGTGGCCGAGGTTGTCGCCAAGCTGGGCGCGCCGCGCATCGTGGTGAATTGCGCTGGCATCGTGCGTGGGGCGCGCATCGTCGGCAAGGATGGCCCGTCCGACCTGGACACCTTCCGCAAGGTCATCGAGGTCAATCTGATCGGCACCTACAACATCATCCGGCTGACAGCGGCGGAGATGGGGAAGCTGGAGCCGCTGGTGGATGGCGAACGCGGTGTCATCACCATGACTTCCTCGGTCGCGGCCTATGACGGGCAGATCGGCCAGGCGGCCTATTCCGCCTCCAAGGGCGGCATCGCCGGGCTGGTGCTGCCGGCGGCGCGCGATCTGGCGCGCAGCGGCATCCGCGTCATGGCGATCGCGCCCGGCCTGTTCCAGACGCCGATGATGGCCAGCCTGCCGGCCGAGGTGCAGGACAGCCTGGGCAAGTCCACGCCGTTCCCGCAGCGTCTGGGCACGGCGGAGGAATATGCCGACCTCGTTCTGGCGATCTGCAACAACATCATGCTGAACGGCGAGACCATCCGCCTCGACGGCGCGGTACGCCTCGCCCCCCGCTGA
- a CDS encoding 3-phenylpropionate MFS transporter, translating into MPSALALRMAAFYGVYFTVAGIYLPFWPVWLAHREMNPTEIGVLLAVGSIVKIVANLFFARIADRTGRTKLVVIGLGLASVLTLAAFGLVGGFAAFLILSLLVGAVFSPMMPLGESITIRQARAGRIDYGRVRLWGSITFMIITVIAGWLIGLYGAGVIHALVVAAAIATFLTTLSLPADAGRMAAPRKGAALALARHPAFLLFLLAASMAQASHAVYYGFSALHWRASGLSETVIGLLWAEGVIAEILLFAVGAKVTGRIGPAALLALAGAAGMLRWGVSAETTELWVLAIVQLLHAVTFGAAHLAAMAFLTRAVPDALSATAQSLYAGMVSGVAFGMAMPLSGWLYGQVGGGAFYLPVALSLLALLAALALHRRWDGGVLLKDTA; encoded by the coding sequence ATGCCCTCGGCGCTCGCGCTGCGCATGGCGGCTTTCTACGGCGTCTATTTCACGGTGGCCGGCATCTATCTGCCGTTCTGGCCGGTCTGGCTTGCCCATCGCGAGATGAATCCGACGGAGATCGGCGTGCTTCTGGCTGTTGGCTCCATCGTGAAGATCGTCGCCAACCTGTTCTTCGCGCGCATTGCCGACCGCACCGGCCGGACGAAGCTGGTGGTCATCGGGCTTGGGCTTGCCAGTGTGCTGACGCTGGCCGCCTTCGGGCTGGTCGGCGGGTTCGCCGCCTTCCTTATCCTGTCGCTGCTGGTGGGGGCGGTGTTCTCGCCGATGATGCCGCTGGGCGAAAGCATCACCATCCGGCAGGCGCGCGCCGGGCGGATCGATTATGGCCGGGTGCGGTTGTGGGGGTCGATCACCTTCATGATCATCACGGTGATCGCCGGCTGGCTGATCGGCTTGTACGGGGCCGGTGTCATCCACGCGTTGGTGGTGGCTGCTGCCATCGCCACCTTCCTCACCACCCTCTCGCTGCCGGCCGATGCCGGACGGATGGCCGCGCCGCGCAAGGGCGCAGCACTGGCGCTGGCCCGGCACCCGGCCTTCCTGCTGTTCCTGCTGGCGGCCTCGATGGCGCAGGCCAGCCACGCCGTCTATTACGGCTTCTCGGCGCTGCACTGGCGGGCGAGCGGCCTGTCGGAGACGGTCATCGGGCTGCTCTGGGCCGAGGGCGTGATCGCGGAGATTCTGCTGTTCGCGGTCGGGGCGAAGGTGACCGGGCGGATCGGCCCGGCGGCGCTGCTGGCGCTGGCGGGGGCGGCCGGGATGCTGCGCTGGGGTGTGTCGGCGGAGACCACGGAACTCTGGGTGCTGGCCATCGTGCAGCTGCTGCACGCCGTCACCTTCGGCGCGGCGCATCTGGCGGCAATGGCGTTCCTGACACGGGCGGTTCCCGATGCCCTGTCGGCGACGGCGCAGAGCCTCTATGCCGGCATGGTGTCGGGCGTCGCCTTCGGCATGGCGATGCCGCTGTCCGGCTGGCTGTACGGGCAGGTGGGTGGCGGCGCCTTTTACCTGCCGGTCGCGCTCTCGCTGCTGGCGCTGCTGGCGGCGCTCGCCCTGCACCGCCGCTGGGATGGCGGTGTGCTGCTGAAGGACACCGCCTAG
- a CDS encoding AzlC family ABC transporter permease — MSDSSSDRPAAAETQYRPYGSGARAFRGGAIDALGLPALVLGASYLGFGSLVRESGYSLTLGLFSTMTGWALPGQVVLIELMALGSSLFAICLAVAMTNMRLLPMAVTLTPMLRVPGRPGWRYYLAAHFCAVTVWVFTMRRAPSLPMEERLSYFLGFAVTIWGASMLGTATGYLLSATVPMQVSLGLVFLNPIYFMLMFMGDLGQRSRVLALLIGLAAGPLLFQVDADWGLMIAGLGAGTLGFYLDRWLPRKGSGKRGSGGTHG, encoded by the coding sequence GTGTCAGATTCATCCTCCGATAGACCCGCCGCGGCGGAGACCCAGTACCGGCCCTACGGGTCCGGTGCGCGTGCGTTCCGGGGCGGCGCCATCGATGCGCTGGGATTGCCGGCGCTGGTGCTGGGAGCCTCCTATCTGGGATTCGGCTCGCTGGTGCGGGAAAGCGGCTACAGCCTGACCCTCGGGCTGTTCTCCACGATGACCGGCTGGGCATTGCCCGGCCAGGTGGTGCTGATCGAGCTGATGGCGCTGGGCAGTTCGCTGTTCGCCATCTGCCTTGCCGTGGCGATGACCAACATGCGCCTGCTGCCGATGGCGGTGACGTTGACGCCGATGCTGCGCGTGCCGGGGCGGCCGGGCTGGCGCTATTATCTGGCGGCGCATTTTTGTGCGGTAACGGTGTGGGTCTTCACCATGCGGCGGGCGCCCAGCTTGCCGATGGAGGAGCGGCTTTCCTATTTCCTCGGATTCGCGGTAACGATCTGGGGCGCGTCCATGCTGGGCACGGCAACCGGCTATCTGCTGTCCGCTACCGTGCCGATGCAGGTTTCGCTGGGCCTGGTGTTCCTCAACCCGATCTATTTCATGCTGATGTTCATGGGCGATCTGGGCCAGCGCTCGCGCGTGCTGGCACTGCTGATCGGCCTGGCGGCGGGGCCGCTGCTGTTCCAGGTCGATGCCGATTGGGGACTGATGATCGCCGGCCTGGGGGCGGGGACGCTGGGCTTCTATCTCGACCGCTGGCTGCCGCGAAAGGGCAGCGGCAAGCGTGGATCAGGGGGCACCCATGGCTGA